From a single Podarcis raffonei isolate rPodRaf1 chromosome 10, rPodRaf1.pri, whole genome shotgun sequence genomic region:
- the PHF5A gene encoding PHD finger-like domain-containing protein 5A, producing MAKHHPDLIFCRKQAGVAIGRLCEKCDGKCVICDSYVRPCTLVRICDECNYGSYQGRCVICGGPGVSDAYYCKECTIQEKDRDGCPKIVNLGSSKTDLFYERKKYGFKKR from the exons ATGGCCAAGCACCACCCGGATTTGATCTTCTGCCGCAAGCAGGCGGGCGTAG CTATTGGACGACTATGTGAAAAAT GTGATGGCAAGTGTGTTATTTGTGACTCTTATGTGCGGCCCTGCACACTGGTGCGCATATGTGATGAGTGCAACTATGGGTCTTATCAAGGGCGCTGTGTGATATGTGGAGGTCCTGGTGTCTCTGATGCATACTACTGTAAAGAATGCACCATCCAGGAGAAAGAT CGAGATGGCTGTCCCAAGATTGTCAATCTGGGCAGCTCAAAAACAGATCTCTTCTATGAGCGAAAGAAGTATGGCTTTAAGAAAAGGTGA